A stretch of the Glandiceps talaboti chromosome 23, keGlaTala1.1, whole genome shotgun sequence genome encodes the following:
- the LOC144453011 gene encoding uncharacterized protein LOC144453011 isoform X5, which produces MPDTVDVEIEEPSGKRSGSQDNRYCDSEQFNRQDPSEVVDPKGVVMATTPILSSDVVEEFHPCDKPWELKRECTVPEVRKDAEKVLDIFIKRSLSMNDASPKRRYMIKVRRQQGRGRTISKYSDIAEETAKFSPTGRASFRNAVQNSCIDSIEADGFSASDEEGDPKSNSAPASLRYRVQLKPTEETLKKIERIQARQDRSEPSQSKTSKKKKHSFSSLARSIQTFLKSPSIHKKKHDFTEEEKKEKEREKEHKKSSLRTSFRKKFTKKRKSSKKLDDGSQESILTPSSATSGGITPSSLSSNDILETDNHSRRSKNYKKYQGYGDAETPDSISGIPITIPNGEVIYGGPTPDNSHADLCVDLHTSEDRGARVVIIPTRDLSRNHRHEAYRTQKDNKRESKESEKMKDEPDYGEEFPMIYNGRGSGSDEPDGLAGSKFSDSGATVHGPTRPRSLNLQNAITVDPVGLNGDGQAVVTRIPAGALPSDVVIDGGSEGDISSEEEYKPFTERTAAEKDQLYEKIAKTLARIGDTIAVDHELGESTDLIGAVGGGGMSPDKKEIEKEEEEIRKVEENFTETDARNLGIRLREHGDRRSSSEILQIPLNVLISLAKNTTYDSFKGVAQTMIGEDTSVRELALVFKLTKDVLKVAGKTPAVVRKVRDNALTFLNDRFAEWISQQGGWGSVVDVDVLKSSSEEESEVD; this is translated from the exons ATGCCAGATACAGTTGATGTAGAG ATTGAGGAACCGTCGGGAAAGAGAAGTGGATCCCAAGATAACAGATATTGTGACAGTGAGCAATTTAACAG GCAGGACCCATCAGAGGTCGTTGACCCCAAAGGAGTCGTCATGGCAACTACTCCCATCCTTTCCAGTGATGTAGTAGAGGAGTTTCATCCATGTGATAAACCATGGGAACTGAAACGAGAATGCACAGTGCCAGAAGTTAGGAAAGATGCTGAGAAAGTCTTGGATATTTTTATCAAGCGGAGTCTGAGCATGAACGATGCGTCTCCAAAGAGACGATATATGATCAAAGTCAGACGTCAACAGGGGAGAGGAAGaactatttcaaaatattcagaTATAGCAGAAGAAACTGCCAAATTTTCACCCACAGGACGCGCAAGTTTTAGAAACGCAGTCCAGAATTCATGTATTGATAGCATTGAAGCTGATGGCTTTAGCGCCAGTGATGAGGAAGGTGACCCAAAATCAAATTCAGCACCCGCTAGTCTACGTTATAGAGTACAGTTGAAACCAACAGAggaaacattgaaaaaaattgaacgAATTCAGGCACGACAAGACAGAAGTGAGCCCTCACAGTCCAAAACAAGCAAGAAAAAGAAACATTCATTTTCATCGTTAGCAAGGTCAATACAAACTTTTTTGAAGTCGCCATCTATTCACAAGAAAAAACATGACTTTACAGAGGAGGAAAAAAAGGAGAAAGAAAGGGAAAAAGAGCACAAGAAATCTAGTTTGAGGACCAGTTTTAGAAAAAAGTTTACTAAGAAACGCAAATCATCAAAAAAACTTGATGACGGGTCACAAGAAAGTATCCTAACTCCAAGTTCTGCCACTTCag GTGGTATTACTCCATCATCTCTCTCATCAAATGATATTCTAGAAACAGACAACCACTCAAGGCGGTCGAAAAATTACAAGAAATACCAAGGTTATGGCGATGCTGAAACGCCAGACAGTATTTCAGGCATTCCGATTACGATACCGAATGGGGAGGTCATATACGGAGGTCCGACTCCCGATAACAGCCATGCAGACCTATGTGTTGATTTGCATACGTCTGAAGACAGGGGTGCTAGAGTTGTCATCATTCCAACTCGCGACTTGAGTCGGAATCACCGCCATGAGGCATATCGCACGCAGAAAGACAATAAACGTGAATCTAAGGAAAGCGAAAAGATGAAAGATGAACCAGATTACGGAGAAGAGTTTCCAATGATTTATAATGGAAGAGGAAGTGGTAGTGATGAACCTGACGGACTCGCTGGAAGTAAATTTAGTGACTCTGGTGCCACAGTACATGGACCCACACGACCAAGGTCGTTGAACCTTCAAAATGCAATTACTGTGGATCCAGTAGGATTGAACG GTGATGGTCAGGCAGTCGTAACTCGTATCCCAGCAGGTGCATTACCGAGTGATGTTGTTATCGATGGGGGCAGCGAAGGAG ACATCAGCAGTGAAGAAGAATATAAACCATTCACAGAGAGAACTGCAgcggaaaaagatcaactttatgaAAAGATTGCGAAAACATTGGCACGGATCGGTGACACAATCGCTGTTGATCATGAACTTGGTGAATCAACAGATTTGATTGGTGCTGTTGGTGGTGGAGGGATGTCACCAGACAAGAAAG aaattgaaaaagaagaagaggaAATAAGAAAAGTTGAGGAAAATTTCACAGAGACGGATGCCCGCAACCTTGGAATTAGACTACGAGAACATGGCGACAGACGGTCAAGTTCAGaaatt CTTCAAATTCCACTCAACGTGCTGATTTCACTTGCAAAGAATACGACATATGATTCATTCAAGGGCGTCGCCCAAACCATGATTGGTGAGGACACCAGTGTGAGGGAGTTGGCATTGGTGTTTAAACTGACGAAAGATGTGCTCAAAGTGGCGGGTAAAACGCCGGCTGTCGTCAGAAAAGTTAGAGACAATGCCTTGACGTTTCTCAATGATAGGTTTGCAGAATGGATTAGCCAACAAGGTGGCTGG GGCTCTGTTGTAGATGTAGATGTGTTGAAGAGCAGCTCAGAAGAAGAATCCGAAGTGGACTGA
- the LOC144453011 gene encoding uncharacterized protein LOC144453011 isoform X3, protein MPDTVDVEIEEPSGKRSGSQDNRYCDSEQFNRQDPSEVVDPKGVVMATTPILSSDVVEEFHPCDKPWELKRECTVPEVRKDAEKVLDIFIKRSLSMNDASPKRRYMIKVRRQQGRGRTISKYSDIAEETAKFSPTGRASFRNAVQNSCIDSIEADGFSASDEEGDPKSNSAPASLRYRVQLKPTEETLKKIERIQARQDRSEPSQSKTSKKKKHSFSSLARSIQTFLKSPSIHKKKHDFTEEEKKEKEREKEHKKSSLRTSFRKKFTKKRKSSKKLDDGSQESILTPSSATSGGITPSSLSSNDILETDNHSRRSKNYKKYQGYGDAETPDSISGIPITIPNGEVIYGGPTPDNSHADLCVDLHTSEDRGARVVIIPTRDLSRNHRHEAYRTQKDNKRESKESEKMKDEPDYGEEFPMIYNGRGSGSDEPDGLAGSKFSDSGATVHGPTRPRSLNLQNAITVDPVGLNGDGQAVVTRIPAGALPSDVVIDGGSEGVDSNRYYYIIEGLKPGLILIPAEDISSEEEYKPFTERTAAEKDQLYEKIAKTLARIGDTIAVDHELGESTDLIGAVGGGGMSPDKKEIEKEEEEIRKVEENFTETDARNLGIRLREHGDRRSSSEILQIPLNVLISLAKNTTYDSFKGVAQTMIGEDTSVRELALVFKLTKDVLKVAGKTPAVVRKVRDNALTFLNDRFAEWISQQGGWGSVVDVDVLKSSSEEESEVD, encoded by the exons ATGCCAGATACAGTTGATGTAGAG ATTGAGGAACCGTCGGGAAAGAGAAGTGGATCCCAAGATAACAGATATTGTGACAGTGAGCAATTTAACAG GCAGGACCCATCAGAGGTCGTTGACCCCAAAGGAGTCGTCATGGCAACTACTCCCATCCTTTCCAGTGATGTAGTAGAGGAGTTTCATCCATGTGATAAACCATGGGAACTGAAACGAGAATGCACAGTGCCAGAAGTTAGGAAAGATGCTGAGAAAGTCTTGGATATTTTTATCAAGCGGAGTCTGAGCATGAACGATGCGTCTCCAAAGAGACGATATATGATCAAAGTCAGACGTCAACAGGGGAGAGGAAGaactatttcaaaatattcagaTATAGCAGAAGAAACTGCCAAATTTTCACCCACAGGACGCGCAAGTTTTAGAAACGCAGTCCAGAATTCATGTATTGATAGCATTGAAGCTGATGGCTTTAGCGCCAGTGATGAGGAAGGTGACCCAAAATCAAATTCAGCACCCGCTAGTCTACGTTATAGAGTACAGTTGAAACCAACAGAggaaacattgaaaaaaattgaacgAATTCAGGCACGACAAGACAGAAGTGAGCCCTCACAGTCCAAAACAAGCAAGAAAAAGAAACATTCATTTTCATCGTTAGCAAGGTCAATACAAACTTTTTTGAAGTCGCCATCTATTCACAAGAAAAAACATGACTTTACAGAGGAGGAAAAAAAGGAGAAAGAAAGGGAAAAAGAGCACAAGAAATCTAGTTTGAGGACCAGTTTTAGAAAAAAGTTTACTAAGAAACGCAAATCATCAAAAAAACTTGATGACGGGTCACAAGAAAGTATCCTAACTCCAAGTTCTGCCACTTCag GTGGTATTACTCCATCATCTCTCTCATCAAATGATATTCTAGAAACAGACAACCACTCAAGGCGGTCGAAAAATTACAAGAAATACCAAGGTTATGGCGATGCTGAAACGCCAGACAGTATTTCAGGCATTCCGATTACGATACCGAATGGGGAGGTCATATACGGAGGTCCGACTCCCGATAACAGCCATGCAGACCTATGTGTTGATTTGCATACGTCTGAAGACAGGGGTGCTAGAGTTGTCATCATTCCAACTCGCGACTTGAGTCGGAATCACCGCCATGAGGCATATCGCACGCAGAAAGACAATAAACGTGAATCTAAGGAAAGCGAAAAGATGAAAGATGAACCAGATTACGGAGAAGAGTTTCCAATGATTTATAATGGAAGAGGAAGTGGTAGTGATGAACCTGACGGACTCGCTGGAAGTAAATTTAGTGACTCTGGTGCCACAGTACATGGACCCACACGACCAAGGTCGTTGAACCTTCAAAATGCAATTACTGTGGATCCAGTAGGATTGAACG GTGATGGTCAGGCAGTCGTAACTCGTATCCCAGCAGGTGCATTACCGAGTGATGTTGTTATCGATGGGGGCAGCGAAGGAG TTGATTCTAATcggtattattacataattgAAGGTTTAAAACCTGGGCTTATACTGATCCCAGCCGAAG ACATCAGCAGTGAAGAAGAATATAAACCATTCACAGAGAGAACTGCAgcggaaaaagatcaactttatgaAAAGATTGCGAAAACATTGGCACGGATCGGTGACACAATCGCTGTTGATCATGAACTTGGTGAATCAACAGATTTGATTGGTGCTGTTGGTGGTGGAGGGATGTCACCAGACAAGAAAG aaattgaaaaagaagaagaggaAATAAGAAAAGTTGAGGAAAATTTCACAGAGACGGATGCCCGCAACCTTGGAATTAGACTACGAGAACATGGCGACAGACGGTCAAGTTCAGaaatt CTTCAAATTCCACTCAACGTGCTGATTTCACTTGCAAAGAATACGACATATGATTCATTCAAGGGCGTCGCCCAAACCATGATTGGTGAGGACACCAGTGTGAGGGAGTTGGCATTGGTGTTTAAACTGACGAAAGATGTGCTCAAAGTGGCGGGTAAAACGCCGGCTGTCGTCAGAAAAGTTAGAGACAATGCCTTGACGTTTCTCAATGATAGGTTTGCAGAATGGATTAGCCAACAAGGTGGCTGG GGCTCTGTTGTAGATGTAGATGTGTTGAAGAGCAGCTCAGAAGAAGAATCCGAAGTGGACTGA
- the LOC144453011 gene encoding uncharacterized protein LOC144453011 isoform X4, whose product MPDTVDVEIEEPSGKRSGSQDNRYCDSEQFNRQDPSEVVDPKGVVMATTPILSSDVVEEFHPCDKPWELKRECTVPEVRKDAEKVLDIFIKRSLSMNDASPKRRYMIKVRRQQGRGRTISKYSDIAEETAKFSPTGRASFRNAVQNSCIDSIEADGFSASDEEGDPKSNSAPASLRYRVQLKPTEETLKKIERIQARQDRSEPSQSKTSKKKKHSFSSLARSIQTFLKSPSIHKKKHDFTEEEKKEKEREKEHKKSSLRTSFRKKFTKKRKSSKKLDDGSQESILTPSSATSGGITPSSLSSNDILETDNHSRRSKNYKKYQGYGDAETPDSISGIPITIPNGEVIYGGPTPDNSHADLCVDLHTSEDRGARVVIIPTRDLSRNHRHEAYRTQKDNKRESKESEKMKDEPDYGEEFPMIYNGRGSGSDEPDGLAGSKFSDSGATVHGPTRPRSLNLQNAITVDPVGLNGITEALELGFNRDLRIRHVSTGDGQAVVTRIPAGALPSDVVIDGGSEGDISSEEEYKPFTERTAAEKDQLYEKIAKTLARIGDTIAVDHELGESTDLIGAVGGGGMSPDKKEIEKEEEEIRKVEENFTETDARNLGIRLREHGDRRSSSEILQIPLNVLISLAKNTTYDSFKGVAQTMIGEDTSVRELALVFKLTKDVLKVAGKTPAVVRKVRDNALTFLNDRFAEWISQQGGWGSVVDVDVLKSSSEEESEVD is encoded by the exons ATGCCAGATACAGTTGATGTAGAG ATTGAGGAACCGTCGGGAAAGAGAAGTGGATCCCAAGATAACAGATATTGTGACAGTGAGCAATTTAACAG GCAGGACCCATCAGAGGTCGTTGACCCCAAAGGAGTCGTCATGGCAACTACTCCCATCCTTTCCAGTGATGTAGTAGAGGAGTTTCATCCATGTGATAAACCATGGGAACTGAAACGAGAATGCACAGTGCCAGAAGTTAGGAAAGATGCTGAGAAAGTCTTGGATATTTTTATCAAGCGGAGTCTGAGCATGAACGATGCGTCTCCAAAGAGACGATATATGATCAAAGTCAGACGTCAACAGGGGAGAGGAAGaactatttcaaaatattcagaTATAGCAGAAGAAACTGCCAAATTTTCACCCACAGGACGCGCAAGTTTTAGAAACGCAGTCCAGAATTCATGTATTGATAGCATTGAAGCTGATGGCTTTAGCGCCAGTGATGAGGAAGGTGACCCAAAATCAAATTCAGCACCCGCTAGTCTACGTTATAGAGTACAGTTGAAACCAACAGAggaaacattgaaaaaaattgaacgAATTCAGGCACGACAAGACAGAAGTGAGCCCTCACAGTCCAAAACAAGCAAGAAAAAGAAACATTCATTTTCATCGTTAGCAAGGTCAATACAAACTTTTTTGAAGTCGCCATCTATTCACAAGAAAAAACATGACTTTACAGAGGAGGAAAAAAAGGAGAAAGAAAGGGAAAAAGAGCACAAGAAATCTAGTTTGAGGACCAGTTTTAGAAAAAAGTTTACTAAGAAACGCAAATCATCAAAAAAACTTGATGACGGGTCACAAGAAAGTATCCTAACTCCAAGTTCTGCCACTTCag GTGGTATTACTCCATCATCTCTCTCATCAAATGATATTCTAGAAACAGACAACCACTCAAGGCGGTCGAAAAATTACAAGAAATACCAAGGTTATGGCGATGCTGAAACGCCAGACAGTATTTCAGGCATTCCGATTACGATACCGAATGGGGAGGTCATATACGGAGGTCCGACTCCCGATAACAGCCATGCAGACCTATGTGTTGATTTGCATACGTCTGAAGACAGGGGTGCTAGAGTTGTCATCATTCCAACTCGCGACTTGAGTCGGAATCACCGCCATGAGGCATATCGCACGCAGAAAGACAATAAACGTGAATCTAAGGAAAGCGAAAAGATGAAAGATGAACCAGATTACGGAGAAGAGTTTCCAATGATTTATAATGGAAGAGGAAGTGGTAGTGATGAACCTGACGGACTCGCTGGAAGTAAATTTAGTGACTCTGGTGCCACAGTACATGGACCCACACGACCAAGGTCGTTGAACCTTCAAAATGCAATTACTGTGGATCCAGTAGGATTGAACG GCATCACTGAAGCGCTAGAGTTGGGGTTTAACAGAGATCTTCGTATACGCCATGTATCAACAGGTGATGGTCAGGCAGTCGTAACTCGTATCCCAGCAGGTGCATTACCGAGTGATGTTGTTATCGATGGGGGCAGCGAAGGAG ACATCAGCAGTGAAGAAGAATATAAACCATTCACAGAGAGAACTGCAgcggaaaaagatcaactttatgaAAAGATTGCGAAAACATTGGCACGGATCGGTGACACAATCGCTGTTGATCATGAACTTGGTGAATCAACAGATTTGATTGGTGCTGTTGGTGGTGGAGGGATGTCACCAGACAAGAAAG aaattgaaaaagaagaagaggaAATAAGAAAAGTTGAGGAAAATTTCACAGAGACGGATGCCCGCAACCTTGGAATTAGACTACGAGAACATGGCGACAGACGGTCAAGTTCAGaaatt CTTCAAATTCCACTCAACGTGCTGATTTCACTTGCAAAGAATACGACATATGATTCATTCAAGGGCGTCGCCCAAACCATGATTGGTGAGGACACCAGTGTGAGGGAGTTGGCATTGGTGTTTAAACTGACGAAAGATGTGCTCAAAGTGGCGGGTAAAACGCCGGCTGTCGTCAGAAAAGTTAGAGACAATGCCTTGACGTTTCTCAATGATAGGTTTGCAGAATGGATTAGCCAACAAGGTGGCTGG GGCTCTGTTGTAGATGTAGATGTGTTGAAGAGCAGCTCAGAAGAAGAATCCGAAGTGGACTGA
- the LOC144453011 gene encoding uncharacterized protein LOC144453011 isoform X1, protein MPDTVDVEIEEPSGKRSGSQDNRYCDSEQFNRQDPSEVVDPKGVVMATTPILSSDVVEEFHPCDKPWELKRECTVPEVRKDAEKVLDIFIKRSLSMNDASPKRRYMIKVRRQQGRGRTISKYSDIAEETAKFSPTGRASFRNAVQNSCIDSIEADGFSASDEEGDPKSNSAPASLRYRVQLKPTEETLKKIERIQARQDRSEPSQSKTSKKKKHSFSSLARSIQTFLKSPSIHKKKHDFTEEEKKEKEREKEHKKSSLRTSFRKKFTKKRKSSKKLDDGSQESILTPSSATSGGITPSSLSSNDILETDNHSRRSKNYKKYQGYGDAETPDSISGIPITIPNGEVIYGGPTPDNSHADLCVDLHTSEDRGARVVIIPTRDLSRNHRHEAYRTQKDNKRESKESEKMKDEPDYGEEFPMIYNGRGSGSDEPDGLAGSKFSDSGATVHGPTRPRSLNLQNAITVDPVGLNGITEALELGFNRDLRIRHVSTGDGQAVVTRIPAGALPSDVVIDGGSEGVDSNRYYYIIEGLKPGLILIPAEDISSEEEYKPFTERTAAEKDQLYEKIAKTLARIGDTIAVDHELGESTDLIGAVGGGGMSPDKKEIEKEEEEIRKVEENFTETDARNLGIRLREHGDRRSSSEILQIPLNVLISLAKNTTYDSFKGVAQTMIGEDTSVRELALVFKLTKDVLKVAGKTPAVVRKVRDNALTFLNDRFAEWISQQGGWGSVVDVDVLKSSSEEESEVD, encoded by the exons ATGCCAGATACAGTTGATGTAGAG ATTGAGGAACCGTCGGGAAAGAGAAGTGGATCCCAAGATAACAGATATTGTGACAGTGAGCAATTTAACAG GCAGGACCCATCAGAGGTCGTTGACCCCAAAGGAGTCGTCATGGCAACTACTCCCATCCTTTCCAGTGATGTAGTAGAGGAGTTTCATCCATGTGATAAACCATGGGAACTGAAACGAGAATGCACAGTGCCAGAAGTTAGGAAAGATGCTGAGAAAGTCTTGGATATTTTTATCAAGCGGAGTCTGAGCATGAACGATGCGTCTCCAAAGAGACGATATATGATCAAAGTCAGACGTCAACAGGGGAGAGGAAGaactatttcaaaatattcagaTATAGCAGAAGAAACTGCCAAATTTTCACCCACAGGACGCGCAAGTTTTAGAAACGCAGTCCAGAATTCATGTATTGATAGCATTGAAGCTGATGGCTTTAGCGCCAGTGATGAGGAAGGTGACCCAAAATCAAATTCAGCACCCGCTAGTCTACGTTATAGAGTACAGTTGAAACCAACAGAggaaacattgaaaaaaattgaacgAATTCAGGCACGACAAGACAGAAGTGAGCCCTCACAGTCCAAAACAAGCAAGAAAAAGAAACATTCATTTTCATCGTTAGCAAGGTCAATACAAACTTTTTTGAAGTCGCCATCTATTCACAAGAAAAAACATGACTTTACAGAGGAGGAAAAAAAGGAGAAAGAAAGGGAAAAAGAGCACAAGAAATCTAGTTTGAGGACCAGTTTTAGAAAAAAGTTTACTAAGAAACGCAAATCATCAAAAAAACTTGATGACGGGTCACAAGAAAGTATCCTAACTCCAAGTTCTGCCACTTCag GTGGTATTACTCCATCATCTCTCTCATCAAATGATATTCTAGAAACAGACAACCACTCAAGGCGGTCGAAAAATTACAAGAAATACCAAGGTTATGGCGATGCTGAAACGCCAGACAGTATTTCAGGCATTCCGATTACGATACCGAATGGGGAGGTCATATACGGAGGTCCGACTCCCGATAACAGCCATGCAGACCTATGTGTTGATTTGCATACGTCTGAAGACAGGGGTGCTAGAGTTGTCATCATTCCAACTCGCGACTTGAGTCGGAATCACCGCCATGAGGCATATCGCACGCAGAAAGACAATAAACGTGAATCTAAGGAAAGCGAAAAGATGAAAGATGAACCAGATTACGGAGAAGAGTTTCCAATGATTTATAATGGAAGAGGAAGTGGTAGTGATGAACCTGACGGACTCGCTGGAAGTAAATTTAGTGACTCTGGTGCCACAGTACATGGACCCACACGACCAAGGTCGTTGAACCTTCAAAATGCAATTACTGTGGATCCAGTAGGATTGAACG GCATCACTGAAGCGCTAGAGTTGGGGTTTAACAGAGATCTTCGTATACGCCATGTATCAACAGGTGATGGTCAGGCAGTCGTAACTCGTATCCCAGCAGGTGCATTACCGAGTGATGTTGTTATCGATGGGGGCAGCGAAGGAG TTGATTCTAATcggtattattacataattgAAGGTTTAAAACCTGGGCTTATACTGATCCCAGCCGAAG ACATCAGCAGTGAAGAAGAATATAAACCATTCACAGAGAGAACTGCAgcggaaaaagatcaactttatgaAAAGATTGCGAAAACATTGGCACGGATCGGTGACACAATCGCTGTTGATCATGAACTTGGTGAATCAACAGATTTGATTGGTGCTGTTGGTGGTGGAGGGATGTCACCAGACAAGAAAG aaattgaaaaagaagaagaggaAATAAGAAAAGTTGAGGAAAATTTCACAGAGACGGATGCCCGCAACCTTGGAATTAGACTACGAGAACATGGCGACAGACGGTCAAGTTCAGaaatt CTTCAAATTCCACTCAACGTGCTGATTTCACTTGCAAAGAATACGACATATGATTCATTCAAGGGCGTCGCCCAAACCATGATTGGTGAGGACACCAGTGTGAGGGAGTTGGCATTGGTGTTTAAACTGACGAAAGATGTGCTCAAAGTGGCGGGTAAAACGCCGGCTGTCGTCAGAAAAGTTAGAGACAATGCCTTGACGTTTCTCAATGATAGGTTTGCAGAATGGATTAGCCAACAAGGTGGCTGG GGCTCTGTTGTAGATGTAGATGTGTTGAAGAGCAGCTCAGAAGAAGAATCCGAAGTGGACTGA
- the LOC144453011 gene encoding uncharacterized protein LOC144453011 isoform X2, whose amino-acid sequence MGLLQRSLSRPTEIHFTRQDPSEVVDPKGVVMATTPILSSDVVEEFHPCDKPWELKRECTVPEVRKDAEKVLDIFIKRSLSMNDASPKRRYMIKVRRQQGRGRTISKYSDIAEETAKFSPTGRASFRNAVQNSCIDSIEADGFSASDEEGDPKSNSAPASLRYRVQLKPTEETLKKIERIQARQDRSEPSQSKTSKKKKHSFSSLARSIQTFLKSPSIHKKKHDFTEEEKKEKEREKEHKKSSLRTSFRKKFTKKRKSSKKLDDGSQESILTPSSATSGGITPSSLSSNDILETDNHSRRSKNYKKYQGYGDAETPDSISGIPITIPNGEVIYGGPTPDNSHADLCVDLHTSEDRGARVVIIPTRDLSRNHRHEAYRTQKDNKRESKESEKMKDEPDYGEEFPMIYNGRGSGSDEPDGLAGSKFSDSGATVHGPTRPRSLNLQNAITVDPVGLNGITEALELGFNRDLRIRHVSTGDGQAVVTRIPAGALPSDVVIDGGSEGVDSNRYYYIIEGLKPGLILIPAEDISSEEEYKPFTERTAAEKDQLYEKIAKTLARIGDTIAVDHELGESTDLIGAVGGGGMSPDKKEIEKEEEEIRKVEENFTETDARNLGIRLREHGDRRSSSEILQIPLNVLISLAKNTTYDSFKGVAQTMIGEDTSVRELALVFKLTKDVLKVAGKTPAVVRKVRDNALTFLNDRFAEWISQQGGWGSVVDVDVLKSSSEEESEVD is encoded by the exons ATGGGCTTGTTACAAAGAAGTCTGAGCAGACCAACTGAGATACATTTTACAAG GCAGGACCCATCAGAGGTCGTTGACCCCAAAGGAGTCGTCATGGCAACTACTCCCATCCTTTCCAGTGATGTAGTAGAGGAGTTTCATCCATGTGATAAACCATGGGAACTGAAACGAGAATGCACAGTGCCAGAAGTTAGGAAAGATGCTGAGAAAGTCTTGGATATTTTTATCAAGCGGAGTCTGAGCATGAACGATGCGTCTCCAAAGAGACGATATATGATCAAAGTCAGACGTCAACAGGGGAGAGGAAGaactatttcaaaatattcagaTATAGCAGAAGAAACTGCCAAATTTTCACCCACAGGACGCGCAAGTTTTAGAAACGCAGTCCAGAATTCATGTATTGATAGCATTGAAGCTGATGGCTTTAGCGCCAGTGATGAGGAAGGTGACCCAAAATCAAATTCAGCACCCGCTAGTCTACGTTATAGAGTACAGTTGAAACCAACAGAggaaacattgaaaaaaattgaacgAATTCAGGCACGACAAGACAGAAGTGAGCCCTCACAGTCCAAAACAAGCAAGAAAAAGAAACATTCATTTTCATCGTTAGCAAGGTCAATACAAACTTTTTTGAAGTCGCCATCTATTCACAAGAAAAAACATGACTTTACAGAGGAGGAAAAAAAGGAGAAAGAAAGGGAAAAAGAGCACAAGAAATCTAGTTTGAGGACCAGTTTTAGAAAAAAGTTTACTAAGAAACGCAAATCATCAAAAAAACTTGATGACGGGTCACAAGAAAGTATCCTAACTCCAAGTTCTGCCACTTCag GTGGTATTACTCCATCATCTCTCTCATCAAATGATATTCTAGAAACAGACAACCACTCAAGGCGGTCGAAAAATTACAAGAAATACCAAGGTTATGGCGATGCTGAAACGCCAGACAGTATTTCAGGCATTCCGATTACGATACCGAATGGGGAGGTCATATACGGAGGTCCGACTCCCGATAACAGCCATGCAGACCTATGTGTTGATTTGCATACGTCTGAAGACAGGGGTGCTAGAGTTGTCATCATTCCAACTCGCGACTTGAGTCGGAATCACCGCCATGAGGCATATCGCACGCAGAAAGACAATAAACGTGAATCTAAGGAAAGCGAAAAGATGAAAGATGAACCAGATTACGGAGAAGAGTTTCCAATGATTTATAATGGAAGAGGAAGTGGTAGTGATGAACCTGACGGACTCGCTGGAAGTAAATTTAGTGACTCTGGTGCCACAGTACATGGACCCACACGACCAAGGTCGTTGAACCTTCAAAATGCAATTACTGTGGATCCAGTAGGATTGAACG GCATCACTGAAGCGCTAGAGTTGGGGTTTAACAGAGATCTTCGTATACGCCATGTATCAACAGGTGATGGTCAGGCAGTCGTAACTCGTATCCCAGCAGGTGCATTACCGAGTGATGTTGTTATCGATGGGGGCAGCGAAGGAG TTGATTCTAATcggtattattacataattgAAGGTTTAAAACCTGGGCTTATACTGATCCCAGCCGAAG ACATCAGCAGTGAAGAAGAATATAAACCATTCACAGAGAGAACTGCAgcggaaaaagatcaactttatgaAAAGATTGCGAAAACATTGGCACGGATCGGTGACACAATCGCTGTTGATCATGAACTTGGTGAATCAACAGATTTGATTGGTGCTGTTGGTGGTGGAGGGATGTCACCAGACAAGAAAG aaattgaaaaagaagaagaggaAATAAGAAAAGTTGAGGAAAATTTCACAGAGACGGATGCCCGCAACCTTGGAATTAGACTACGAGAACATGGCGACAGACGGTCAAGTTCAGaaatt CTTCAAATTCCACTCAACGTGCTGATTTCACTTGCAAAGAATACGACATATGATTCATTCAAGGGCGTCGCCCAAACCATGATTGGTGAGGACACCAGTGTGAGGGAGTTGGCATTGGTGTTTAAACTGACGAAAGATGTGCTCAAAGTGGCGGGTAAAACGCCGGCTGTCGTCAGAAAAGTTAGAGACAATGCCTTGACGTTTCTCAATGATAGGTTTGCAGAATGGATTAGCCAACAAGGTGGCTGG GGCTCTGTTGTAGATGTAGATGTGTTGAAGAGCAGCTCAGAAGAAGAATCCGAAGTGGACTGA